One genomic segment of uncultured Desulfobacter sp. includes these proteins:
- a CDS encoding RHS repeat-associated core domain-containing protein, with product MKDPKYIRILRFIIPVLLLTILSMTSAFGSTDEPGEEYLAQTMECEWATIEDPENPEQEINDPEDDLVALAASLDNDPVKIYNWVYKNIYSPQFIYDNLKNESLYFYYKDSRLGARAAYMNRRGNSWDQSSLLIALLRISKIPARYVELSALNIVYVEAWLDQGSYNGETGGPDKGWVPLVPWLKKTALEEGVDLYPTDGSEDDPVPSGLNFDFPGYLSDIKYQSALELYESQMQAYLNVNYSDTSIKDIPFKETIINNTGSVLPRSLPLNLYSCSKTRFAEVPDENRRNIHLYIKKDDGTVLLDYVLYMPRVAGKRFSLDWIYSDTSFTPVFKIDGEIVLPSDLSITPDDEFYLQYKISGTSTTVTRPNRPAGTFIEMGFDPLCANLAVIEKAKKKLQTVDAGRVLDPSTQEEYLGLMGQVLAETFLNRLYENSNRAAGLFYGIMSWNLSPTFIYTQPNSDENPILTDAESKFYYHPQWNIDAQSTGSLIKRDKTSKEIMALAWDAPINQICRWLYGYGASYDEGRIFEDWMDTLGASTIKGLMVANEDLENTGNKMVELVESDIIEETASQVSDFENVTVLPGSNDLVSYYEAYDGFHFYSFWRTPEAWSPQSGLALVDDAVDGSYGIRAWGSQATIARGTKFDFNSVKLSAVLDGAKYNFKGYRGSSSSPSYNVTYTINKTPQTITPGWTSLNKIVITQVAPTTKGPVVLENLNFTRKEYISDLDNQTENHLGYSSVLSVVTQLREGSRVITPVQQVNYAGLSGDIRIVHYSGRDLYSFGMDNGGGSDTVTQDDNSIVSSDSYAIDTGSSSSIYVESWQDENTISVNDTSTTYTVLADAVNSAVSAAGDPVNMAKGELYIQENPDFKIKGPGFDLSVFRQYRSQLVYNGPFGYGWTWNHAERIMPLTNDGALYYNNDGDSFEITKEGGAYAYPNGSTFTLEKNNDGFIVTHHKNLNKSYFSTEGCLTKKEDPFGNTLVYEYANTDYPNRITKITDRLGRSLTFEYNAAGKVVKITDFSGRYCSYTYTGDDLTAFEDLGGSTTSFAYLSGQENEYLDHNMTKYTLPGGDYLEIGYYKNDQVAYHTNAKGETFNFMYSHLNRYAETWNEEGYYRKLFFNERNDVVRISTEDKTMETMDYDIHHNKISHTDGNGYTTTFQYYPGGTPEADREAFVKQRNLYLKTDALGRTLTYRYDDTNNPYAPSQVTDPAGNITRFEYNTDGSLYKKIQAPGYAFDEDGDLVVAEGTTGFETVYEYDAYGNITKITDPLSQYEERTYDTNSLYLVTQKDKLGNETQYQYYEDFTENMPIGAVKSVTVKSGTSEYTTTYEYDQLGRKTKETAPLNQMTEYRYTLDGKLEQIIQPNGAVTRHIYDTARDIVFGAQIIETLDPLGNSVHFSYDATGKLVKKQDKNGNTFTFAYDEMGRLAKEIDPFRTVRSYAYDGNGNKTSIKLYDQAGVLLKETQFTYNSANQLVEKTIPCGFKEDGCEKTVQYQYTLDGKPQSQTIIFPEGDDLVTFYEYNALGKLIQETKGYGADDARVTQYKYDALGRLTQTIFALGNSEIREYDANGNVTAVKRYDQSGTLMEETGHTYDDRNLLVETVDPLENSTYYTYDALGRKTEQWQFLTESGDMVRYQWQYDSVGNVIQETDPLGRLTRHGYDLNNQQTKTVDALGQTTAFEYDPNSNLVAVTYPDLSRTVTYYDALNRKIGVEDELGYIQTFDYDEDANLVVHLDARKGITTFEYDTANRLRRKTNALGYTEETEYDPADRVIQKTDPRGIAALFAYDAAGNLTSQTLASGTDDQTVTRFEYDLNDRKTREIYETTQGDQITAFEYDDRGLLTHRKNGFHTGTPETWEYEYNEAGQLVATTDPNGNTTQVFYDAVGRKKAQTQAQGLVNYYWEYDLAGNTTLERKPEGEEIQNAYDGLNRLVLETRGTDRRRFEYDGRDRLVREENFNGDATQYQYDSAGRMIQKTETAGTVDETVSTYEYDENDNLVSITNPLLKTVSFEYDALNQRIAEIDSDGDLKTTTYDENSNVLAIEKRDGADIAFVWDNLNRKIEVIAAGTTQQTFGYDELSRLVTATDGTHTTTFAYNDYGRLVTEIQGAYEVAKLYDANGNKTQVTYPSGRVVDKTYNENDALAQILYQGSSIADFNHDRNNRLTSVSYGNRTGLALAYDEREREVSRTYTGSLFSQATEYDAQGNILEETLGLNGTSHEKVYTYDHLNRLVDDTASTTWDYDGVGNWLTTNQNGVAETRISNNDNEYTSVDGIAYTYDNNGNLTSDGAKDYSYDWADRLVQVEESGQVLAEYTYDALNRRVTKTVDSSVTIFVYDESDVIEEYTDGVFSRAFVYSSAIDEPVLLETGSQFFYYIAGRQGSVRAIVNDTGALVEFYEYSPFGLMAIYDSHEQDITATGSSIGNPFGYTARRWDIESGLWHYRNRTYSAELGRFLQRDPAGYVDGLNLYVFVLNNPLRYTDPSGLTSKTTNDFSYTSPIINLADDYKQQQQDWETSQIIGVYIQNEQEKIFVSTALDVMPGVGDAKGIGDGLYNVYENPTSTSSWKSLGVGIATVIPVTDLIKLSKVADKLSEVSKTAKHLMEMAPNNPVKWVDENAHMSNRAKLYNDSATGARSNIATQKGQAPQITRTLDDDTARGVRFDGLDSDVLIDRKISVVTTPKAKNQALRQSQALRQNNLTGRWEVPTQSQANRATKMFNELGIDNIRVEVVK from the coding sequence ATGAAAGACCCGAAATACATTCGAATTTTAAGATTCATCATCCCGGTACTGTTGCTCACCATTCTCAGTATGACATCTGCCTTTGGAAGTACTGATGAGCCAGGGGAAGAATATCTTGCCCAGACCATGGAATGTGAATGGGCAACAATTGAAGATCCGGAAAATCCCGAACAAGAAATTAATGACCCTGAAGATGACCTTGTTGCCCTTGCGGCCAGCCTGGATAATGATCCAGTCAAAATTTACAACTGGGTTTATAAAAATATTTATTCCCCCCAGTTTATTTACGACAACTTAAAAAACGAATCACTCTATTTTTACTATAAAGATTCCAGACTCGGGGCACGGGCCGCATACATGAACCGTAGAGGAAACTCCTGGGATCAATCTTCCCTTCTTATAGCCCTGCTCCGTATTTCAAAAATTCCGGCCCGGTATGTAGAGTTAAGCGCACTCAATATTGTCTATGTTGAGGCATGGCTTGATCAGGGTAGCTATAATGGCGAGACAGGAGGTCCTGATAAGGGATGGGTGCCTTTGGTGCCCTGGCTTAAAAAAACAGCTCTTGAGGAGGGCGTGGACCTTTATCCAACGGATGGCTCCGAAGACGATCCAGTACCTTCCGGCCTCAATTTTGACTTCCCCGGGTATCTGTCGGATATTAAATATCAATCCGCACTTGAATTGTACGAAAGCCAGATGCAGGCGTATCTAAACGTTAACTATTCGGATACTTCCATCAAGGATATCCCTTTTAAAGAAACGATCATAAATAATACCGGTTCGGTGCTGCCCAGGTCTCTTCCCTTAAATTTATATTCATGTTCCAAAACAAGATTTGCAGAGGTTCCGGATGAGAATCGTAGAAATATCCACCTTTATATTAAAAAGGATGACGGAACGGTACTGCTTGACTATGTACTCTACATGCCCCGGGTAGCGGGTAAAAGATTCAGTCTTGACTGGATTTATTCGGATACCTCATTCACTCCGGTTTTTAAAATTGACGGTGAAATTGTTCTTCCAAGCGACCTGTCCATCACCCCGGATGATGAATTTTATCTCCAATACAAAATTTCCGGGACCAGTACAACGGTAACGCGGCCTAACAGGCCGGCAGGCACCTTCATAGAGATGGGGTTTGACCCACTTTGCGCAAACCTGGCTGTCATAGAAAAAGCAAAGAAAAAACTGCAGACGGTGGATGCCGGCCGAGTGCTTGATCCCAGTACCCAGGAAGAATATCTGGGGCTGATGGGCCAAGTCCTGGCCGAGACCTTTTTAAACCGTTTATATGAAAATTCCAACAGGGCAGCCGGTCTTTTTTACGGCATCATGTCCTGGAATCTTTCCCCCACATTTATTTATACCCAGCCCAATTCCGATGAAAACCCGATATTGACCGATGCCGAATCAAAGTTCTACTACCACCCCCAGTGGAACATTGATGCCCAGTCCACAGGCAGTCTGATTAAACGGGACAAGACGTCAAAAGAAATCATGGCGCTTGCCTGGGATGCGCCTATCAACCAAATCTGCAGGTGGCTGTACGGATATGGAGCATCCTATGATGAGGGCCGAATTTTTGAAGACTGGATGGATACGCTTGGTGCCAGCACCATAAAAGGGCTCATGGTGGCAAATGAGGATTTGGAAAATACCGGCAACAAAATGGTTGAACTGGTTGAATCGGATATCATTGAGGAAACCGCTTCCCAAGTCTCAGATTTTGAAAATGTTACTGTACTGCCGGGTTCTAATGATCTGGTTTCTTACTACGAGGCCTATGACGGCTTTCATTTTTATTCGTTTTGGCGCACTCCGGAAGCATGGAGTCCCCAGAGCGGACTGGCCCTGGTTGACGACGCCGTCGACGGAAGCTATGGGATACGGGCCTGGGGCAGCCAGGCGACGATTGCGCGGGGTACCAAGTTTGATTTCAACTCGGTAAAACTCAGTGCAGTTCTGGACGGCGCAAAGTATAACTTTAAAGGATACAGGGGATCAAGCTCTTCACCAAGCTACAATGTAACATACACGATAAATAAAACACCCCAAACCATTACACCCGGTTGGACCAGCCTCAACAAAATCGTCATCACCCAGGTTGCACCGACCACAAAAGGACCGGTTGTTCTTGAAAATTTAAATTTCACCAGAAAAGAGTATATTTCTGATCTGGATAATCAGACGGAAAACCATCTTGGTTACAGTTCCGTATTATCAGTCGTTACTCAGCTAAGAGAGGGTTCCAGGGTCATCACCCCGGTTCAACAGGTGAATTATGCCGGATTATCCGGAGATATCAGAATTGTCCACTATTCCGGCAGGGACTTGTATTCATTCGGTATGGACAACGGCGGCGGTTCGGACACAGTCACCCAGGATGATAATTCAATCGTCAGTTCAGATTCTTATGCTATAGATACAGGGAGTAGTTCTTCTATCTATGTTGAGTCATGGCAGGATGAAAATACCATCAGCGTTAATGATACATCTACGACGTACACTGTATTAGCAGATGCTGTTAATTCTGCGGTGAGTGCAGCCGGCGATCCCGTGAATATGGCAAAAGGAGAATTGTACATACAGGAAAATCCGGATTTTAAAATCAAGGGACCGGGGTTTGATCTGTCAGTCTTCCGGCAGTACAGAAGCCAGTTGGTGTATAACGGTCCCTTCGGGTACGGATGGACCTGGAACCATGCCGAACGGATCATGCCCTTGACCAATGACGGAGCCCTTTATTACAACAATGACGGCGATTCTTTTGAGATCACAAAAGAAGGCGGGGCGTACGCCTACCCCAACGGCAGCACCTTTACCCTTGAAAAAAATAATGACGGTTTCATTGTCACACACCACAAAAACCTGAACAAATCTTATTTTTCAACCGAGGGCTGTTTAACAAAAAAAGAAGATCCCTTTGGCAATACACTGGTCTATGAATATGCCAACACGGATTATCCCAACAGAATCACGAAAATCACCGACCGGTTGGGCCGCAGCCTCACATTTGAATACAACGCTGCCGGCAAGGTGGTGAAAATAACGGATTTTTCCGGCAGGTATTGCTCCTATACCTATACCGGGGACGATCTTACGGCATTTGAGGATCTTGGGGGCAGCACCACAAGCTTTGCCTATCTTTCCGGCCAGGAAAACGAATACCTGGACCACAACATGACAAAGTATACCCTGCCCGGCGGGGATTATCTTGAAATCGGGTATTATAAAAACGATCAGGTGGCCTATCATACCAATGCCAAAGGCGAGACGTTCAATTTCATGTACAGCCACCTGAACCGGTATGCCGAGACCTGGAACGAAGAAGGGTATTACAGGAAGCTCTTTTTCAACGAAAGAAACGATGTGGTCCGGATCTCCACAGAAGACAAAACCATGGAGACCATGGATTACGACATCCACCACAATAAAATTTCGCATACAGACGGCAACGGGTATACCACTACGTTTCAATACTATCCCGGGGGCACCCCGGAAGCAGACAGGGAAGCCTTTGTCAAACAACGGAACCTGTACCTTAAAACCGATGCCCTGGGCCGTACCTTGACGTACCGGTACGATGATACAAACAACCCGTATGCACCGTCCCAGGTGACAGACCCTGCCGGAAATATCACCCGATTTGAATATAATACCGACGGCAGCCTGTATAAAAAAATCCAGGCACCGGGTTATGCCTTTGATGAGGACGGGGATTTGGTAGTAGCCGAAGGCACCACTGGTTTTGAAACCGTATACGAATATGACGCTTACGGAAACATCACCAAAATCACAGACCCGTTAAGTCAGTATGAGGAACGGACATACGATACAAACAGCCTCTATCTTGTGACCCAAAAAGATAAGCTGGGCAACGAAACCCAATACCAGTATTACGAAGACTTCACGGAAAACATGCCCATAGGGGCTGTCAAATCCGTAACGGTCAAATCCGGAACCAGTGAATACACCACCACCTATGAGTATGACCAACTGGGCCGGAAAACCAAGGAAACCGCCCCCCTTAATCAGATGACCGAATACCGGTACACCCTTGACGGCAAGCTGGAACAAATCATCCAACCCAACGGGGCCGTAACCCGGCATATCTATGACACAGCCCGGGACATCGTGTTCGGTGCCCAGATCATTGAAACCTTAGATCCGTTGGGTAATTCCGTACATTTCTCCTATGACGCCACAGGCAAGCTGGTTAAAAAACAGGATAAGAACGGAAACACCTTCACCTTTGCCTATGACGAAATGGGCCGTCTTGCCAAAGAGATTGACCCGTTCAGGACCGTCAGAAGTTATGCTTATGACGGCAACGGCAATAAAACGTCCATTAAGCTTTATGACCAGGCAGGCGTTCTGCTCAAGGAAACCCAATTTACCTATAACTCTGCCAATCAACTGGTGGAAAAAACCATCCCCTGCGGGTTTAAAGAAGATGGCTGTGAAAAGACGGTCCAGTACCAGTATACCCTTGACGGTAAACCACAGAGCCAGACCATTATTTTTCCGGAAGGGGACGATTTAGTCACCTTTTATGAATACAATGCCCTGGGCAAATTAATACAGGAAACCAAAGGATACGGTGCTGATGATGCCCGGGTCACCCAATACAAATATGATGCCCTGGGCCGGTTGACCCAGACCATATTTGCGTTGGGCAATTCTGAGATCCGTGAATATGATGCCAACGGCAATGTGACCGCCGTAAAACGCTATGACCAGTCCGGGACCCTGATGGAAGAAACAGGTCATACGTATGATGACCGCAACCTTTTGGTTGAAACCGTTGATCCTTTGGAAAACAGCACATATTACACCTATGACGCCCTGGGGAGAAAAACGGAACAATGGCAGTTCCTGACCGAATCCGGGGATATGGTTCGATACCAGTGGCAGTATGACAGCGTGGGTAACGTAATTCAGGAAACAGATCCCTTGGGCCGGTTGACCCGGCACGGATATGACCTGAACAACCAACAAACCAAAACCGTTGATGCCCTGGGCCAGACCACTGCATTTGAATACGACCCCAACAGCAACCTGGTGGCTGTCACCTATCCGGATCTTAGCCGGACTGTTACCTATTATGATGCCCTGAACCGGAAGATCGGTGTTGAGGATGAGCTGGGCTATATCCAAACCTTTGACTATGATGAGGACGCCAATCTGGTGGTCCATCTGGATGCCCGGAAGGGGATCACCACCTTTGAATATGATACCGCCAACCGGTTGAGAAGAAAAACTAATGCCCTTGGGTATACTGAAGAAACCGAATACGACCCGGCCGACCGGGTGATTCAAAAAACAGACCCACGAGGAATTGCAGCCCTGTTTGCCTACGATGCCGCAGGCAACCTGACCAGCCAGACCCTGGCTTCCGGCACAGATGACCAGACCGTTACCCGGTTTGAATATGACCTCAACGACCGGAAAACCCGGGAGATCTATGAAACAACCCAAGGGGACCAGATTACGGCATTCGAGTACGACGACCGGGGCCTGCTGACCCACAGGAAGAACGGGTTCCATACCGGCACCCCGGAAACCTGGGAATATGAATACAATGAAGCCGGGCAACTGGTGGCAACCACTGACCCCAACGGCAACACCACCCAGGTATTCTATGATGCCGTTGGCCGCAAAAAAGCCCAGACCCAGGCCCAGGGCCTGGTAAATTACTACTGGGAATACGACCTGGCCGGCAACACCACCCTTGAAAGAAAACCCGAGGGAGAGGAAATCCAAAACGCCTATGATGGCCTCAACCGCCTGGTCCTGGAAACCAGGGGAACAGACCGGCGCCGGTTTGAATATGACGGCCGGGATCGCCTGGTCCGGGAAGAGAATTTTAACGGGGATGCAACGCAATACCAGTATGATTCAGCCGGCAGGATGATTCAAAAAACAGAGACTGCCGGTACGGTTGATGAAACCGTAAGCACTTATGAATATGATGAAAACGACAATTTGGTTTCTATCACCAATCCTTTGCTCAAAACAGTGTCTTTTGAATATGATGCGCTGAATCAGCGGATTGCCGAAATTGACAGCGATGGGGACTTAAAAACCACCACCTATGATGAAAACAGCAATGTCCTGGCCATTGAGAAAAGGGATGGCGCAGACATAGCGTTTGTTTGGGATAATCTGAACCGGAAGATTGAGGTAATCGCTGCCGGCACCACTCAGCAGACCTTTGGTTATGACGAACTTTCCAGACTGGTTACTGCAACGGACGGTACCCACACAACCACGTTCGCTTACAACGACTACGGACGCCTGGTAACAGAAATCCAAGGAGCTTATGAAGTTGCTAAGCTTTACGATGCCAATGGGAACAAAACTCAGGTCACCTACCCTTCAGGCCGGGTGGTTGATAAAACCTACAATGAAAACGACGCCCTGGCCCAAATCCTTTACCAGGGCAGTTCCATTGCAGACTTTAACCACGACCGGAACAACCGGTTGACATCTGTATCCTACGGGAACCGGACAGGCCTTGCGTTGGCCTATGATGAGCGGGAACGTGAAGTCTCAAGGACCTATACAGGCTCTCTTTTTAGTCAGGCAACGGAATATGACGCCCAGGGCAACATCCTCGAAGAGACGTTAGGCCTGAACGGCACGAGCCACGAAAAAGTTTATACCTATGACCATTTGAACAGGTTGGTTGATGATACCGCTTCAACGACCTGGGACTATGACGGAGTGGGTAACTGGCTGACAACCAACCAAAACGGTGTTGCTGAAACAAGAATTTCCAATAATGATAATGAATACACTTCCGTTGACGGTATTGCTTATACTTATGATAATAACGGAAATCTGACCTCGGATGGAGCAAAAGATTACTCTTACGACTGGGCAGACCGGCTTGTCCAAGTTGAGGAAAGCGGTCAGGTCCTGGCTGAATATACCTATGATGCCCTGAACCGGAGAGTTACAAAGACAGTTGATAGTTCCGTCACTATCTTTGTCTATGACGAATCAGACGTCATTGAAGAATACACGGATGGAGTATTCAGCCGGGCGTTTGTTTACAGCAGCGCCATTGATGAACCAGTTCTTTTGGAAACCGGCAGTCAGTTTTTTTATTATATTGCCGGCCGCCAGGGAAGTGTCCGGGCGATTGTTAATGACACAGGGGCCTTGGTGGAATTTTACGAATATAGCCCATTTGGTTTGATGGCCATTTACGACAGCCATGAACAGGACATCACGGCAACCGGTTCCAGCATCGGCAATCCGTTTGGATATACGGCCAGAAGATGGGATATTGAATCCGGACTGTGGCATTATCGGAACCGGACGTATTCTGCCGAGTTGGGCAGGTTCCTGCAACGGGACCCTGCCGGGTATGTGGATGGGCTTAATCTTTATGTGTTTGTCCTAAATAATCCTTTGCGGTATACCGACCCTAGCGGGTTGACCTCAAAGACAACAAATGATTTTTCTTATACTTCCCCAATTATCAATTTGGCTGATGATTACAAGCAACAACAGCAAGACTGGGAAACAAGTCAAATAATTGGTGTATACATCCAAAATGAACAAGAAAAAATTTTCGTATCAACTGCTTTAGACGTTATGCCAGGTGTAGGAGATGCAAAGGGGATTGGAGACGGGCTCTATAACGTTTATGAAAATCCGACAAGTACAAGTTCATGGAAATCATTAGGCGTTGGCATTGCCACCGTAATACCTGTCACAGATTTAATCAAGCTTTCTAAAGTAGCTGACAAACTTTCTGAAGTAAGTAAAACAGCAAAGCACTTGATGGAGATGGCTCCAAACAATCCAGTAAAGTGGGTTGATGAAAATGCTCATATGAGCAACCGTGCAAAATTATACAATGATTCAGCAACTGGTGCTCGATCAAATATAGCCACCCAAAAAGGACAAGCGCCACAAATTACAAGGACTTTAGATGATGACACAGCCAGAGGTGTAAGGTTTGATGGGCTTGATAGCGATGTGTTAATAGATAGGAAAATTTCAGTTGTGACAACCCCAAAAGCAAAAAATCAAGCCCTCCGTCAATCGCAGGCTTTAAGACAAAACAATCTTACAGGAAGATGGGAAGTTCCAACTCAATCTCAGGCAAATAGAGCTACTAAGATGTTCAATGAATTAGGAATAGACAATATTAGAGTGGAGGTCGTCAAATAA